A genomic window from bacterium includes:
- the ccsB gene encoding c-type cytochrome biogenesis protein CcsB, with translation MDTTALHNVATFAYLFATFFYVAYLAFRTRAVGNIATSLAVIGVVVHTAAKALRWVESYRMGIGHAPLSNMYESMSFFALCVMAAYLVVEWKFKAKTLGAVVAPIAFILLAANALFFPDEIRPLVPALQSDWLLYHVITSFVSYGAFAVSFGISLLYLVKMKAEKGGLKEGSILAMFPDLQVLDEVNYKSIAVGFPLLSLGIITGAAWANYAWGTYWSWDPKETWSLITWFIYAAYLHARLTRGWQGRRAALLSIVGFLAVVFTYFGVNFLLSGLHSYG, from the coding sequence ATGGACACGACCGCTCTTCACAACGTAGCAACCTTCGCCTACCTTTTCGCGACCTTTTTCTACGTAGCCTACCTGGCCTTCAGGACCCGTGCTGTTGGCAATATTGCCACGAGTCTGGCTGTTATCGGCGTTGTGGTTCATACTGCCGCAAAAGCCCTTCGCTGGGTGGAATCCTACCGAATGGGCATCGGGCACGCTCCCCTGTCCAACATGTATGAGTCCATGAGTTTCTTCGCCCTGTGCGTAATGGCGGCATACCTCGTAGTGGAGTGGAAGTTCAAGGCCAAAACCCTGGGTGCTGTTGTGGCCCCCATCGCGTTTATCCTCCTTGCTGCTAACGCACTGTTCTTCCCTGACGAGATCCGCCCCCTGGTGCCTGCCCTTCAGAGCGACTGGCTTCTTTACCATGTGATCACCTCCTTCGTCAGTTACGGCGCTTTCGCCGTTTCCTTCGGGATCTCCCTGCTCTATCTTGTCAAGATGAAGGCTGAAAAAGGTGGTTTGAAAGAGGGCTCCATACTCGCGATGTTCCCTGATCTGCAGGTCCTGGATGAAGTGAACTACAAATCCATTGCCGTTGGATTCCCCCTTCTTTCCCTTGGGATCATCACTGGCGCCGCCTGGGCCAACTATGCCTGGGGCACCTATTGGAGCTGGGACCCAAAGGAAACCTGGTCCCTCATCACCTGGTTCATTTACGCTGCCTACCTCCACGCGAGGCTGACCAGGGGCTGGCAGGGCAGACGCGCCGCCCTTCTTTCCATCGTCGGGTTTCTCGCTGTGGTCTTTACCTATTTCGGTGTCAACTTCCTCCTGTCGGGACTGCACAGTTACGGATAG
- a CDS encoding cytochrome c biogenesis protein ResB, producing the protein MFSVINDALASVTLAIFLLIILAVTSILGTVILQKGNPEQYLMEYGAGLYKLFHFLALDDMYRSWWFLTILILLLLNITTCSIKRFPGAWRLMTQSPRVLDDALFKRMKHRGSVRRNIDPEKAIDEARAVIEKHYGKVKETRDISAVTLYVDKGWYGRLGAYIVHLSIIILAIGAVYGGIMGFKGFVNIAEGTAIDRVPLRGKNTAMKLPFTIQCDDFRVEYYPGTQQPKDYSSDLTVFRNGEVEQKKTIEVNHPLIVDGIYFYQSSYGVDRNSTVTLQVFDPTGNVAGPDITVAAGQSFNVMGDPSNYQIEELIPSITAGRPGVKVAQFLGNTHRDFYLLEAAPDRDKTRGGSVYFKIKDTNIREYTGLQVAWDPGVPVVWLACFVMILGLYIAFFVAHKRIWVRVDLDSDDSAVLIAGTSNRNPATFEREFESFLADLKDALKGKKS; encoded by the coding sequence ATGTTCAGCGTCATCAATGATGCCTTGGCCTCGGTGACCCTGGCCATTTTCCTCCTTATAATCCTGGCTGTCACTTCGATCCTTGGGACCGTTATCCTCCAGAAAGGTAACCCGGAACAGTACCTCATGGAGTACGGCGCGGGATTGTACAAACTGTTCCACTTTCTCGCCCTTGACGACATGTACCGCTCCTGGTGGTTTCTGACTATCCTTATCCTGCTGCTGCTGAACATCACAACCTGCTCCATAAAAAGGTTCCCCGGGGCCTGGCGGCTCATGACCCAATCCCCCAGGGTGCTGGACGATGCTCTGTTCAAGCGGATGAAGCACAGGGGTTCGGTGCGCAGGAATATTGACCCTGAAAAGGCCATTGATGAGGCCAGGGCTGTTATTGAAAAACACTACGGTAAGGTCAAAGAGACACGGGATATTAGCGCTGTCACTCTCTATGTTGACAAAGGATGGTACGGCCGCCTTGGGGCCTACATAGTCCACCTGAGCATCATCATTCTTGCTATCGGTGCTGTTTACGGCGGCATTATGGGTTTCAAGGGGTTCGTCAACATTGCCGAGGGTACGGCGATAGACCGCGTTCCCCTCAGGGGCAAGAACACCGCGATGAAGCTTCCCTTTACCATCCAGTGTGACGACTTCAGGGTCGAGTACTATCCCGGGACCCAACAGCCCAAAGACTACTCCAGCGACCTGACAGTTTTCAGGAACGGTGAGGTGGAGCAGAAAAAGACGATCGAGGTCAACCATCCCCTCATCGTGGATGGGATCTACTTTTACCAGTCCAGTTACGGTGTGGACCGAAACTCAACGGTAACCCTCCAGGTCTTCGATCCAACAGGTAATGTGGCCGGTCCCGACATCACTGTTGCGGCGGGCCAGAGTTTCAATGTAATGGGAGATCCATCGAACTATCAGATAGAGGAACTCATCCCCAGCATCACTGCGGGGCGCCCCGGGGTCAAGGTGGCGCAATTCCTGGGCAACACCCATCGCGATTTCTATCTCCTCGAAGCTGCCCCGGACCGGGACAAGACACGGGGCGGTTCAGTCTATTTCAAGATCAAGGATACCAATATCCGTGAATATACAGGTCTTCAGGTGGCCTGGGACCCGGGTGTGCCTGTCGTCTGGCTGGCCTGTTTTGTTATGATCCTGGGCCTTTACATCGCTTTTTTCGTGGCCCATAAAAGAATATGGGTCAGGGTGGACCTCGACTCCGATGACTCGGCGGTGCTCATCGCAGGTACCTCCAACAGGAACCCGGCCACCTTTGAAAGAGAGTTCGAGAGCTTCCTGGCTGATCTTAAAGATGCACTGAAGGGGAAGAAGAGTTAA